The Neorhodopirellula lusitana genome includes a window with the following:
- a CDS encoding alpha/beta hydrolase, which produces MADDRTPASLENGRFVVGPDYGVASELTDLGNPKGRQFEFAMPLSESKLFDGRDSTLNPRKQVRKERKIVVYVPAAYQDGTAAPFLVMHDGPNRLNLVCNALDNMTRSPDPERRLPAFVAIAVQNGGDDSKGSQRGLEYDTMSDRLARFIQLEVLPAVENHPEILAAYPNFKLTDDPWGRGVMGCSSGGAAALTMGWFRPEWFRRLITYSGTFVDQQDDDAPEEADFPLGAWEYHSSMKLIENTPKKPLRIFTHVAENDNRANDPESTYHNWVMANERTADALEAKGYDYRYVFSKATRHCDRKVFESTLADTLAWMWDGYEADQDSGSSTPD; this is translated from the coding sequence ATGGCGGATGATCGAACACCCGCCTCGCTTGAGAACGGTCGTTTTGTTGTTGGTCCTGACTACGGGGTGGCTTCTGAGTTAACGGATTTGGGGAATCCGAAGGGTCGGCAGTTTGAGTTCGCGATGCCGCTTTCGGAAAGCAAGCTTTTTGACGGTCGGGATTCGACCTTGAACCCACGTAAACAGGTCCGCAAAGAACGAAAGATTGTGGTCTATGTTCCGGCGGCTTACCAAGACGGCACTGCGGCACCGTTCTTGGTGATGCATGATGGGCCGAATCGATTGAACCTGGTTTGCAACGCACTCGACAACATGACTCGTTCGCCGGATCCCGAGAGGCGTTTGCCCGCGTTTGTTGCGATCGCAGTCCAAAACGGTGGAGACGACAGCAAAGGTAGCCAGCGTGGTTTGGAGTACGACACGATGTCGGACCGATTGGCTCGCTTCATCCAGTTGGAGGTGTTGCCGGCCGTGGAAAACCATCCCGAGATATTGGCGGCTTACCCGAATTTCAAACTGACAGACGATCCGTGGGGACGCGGTGTGATGGGGTGCAGCAGTGGTGGTGCAGCAGCGCTCACCATGGGCTGGTTTCGGCCCGAGTGGTTCCGCCGGTTGATTACCTATTCAGGCACGTTTGTTGATCAGCAAGACGATGATGCTCCCGAAGAAGCGGACTTTCCGCTGGGTGCTTGGGAGTATCACTCCAGCATGAAGCTGATTGAAAACACACCGAAGAAACCGCTTCGCATCTTCACGCACGTCGCGGAAAACGACAATCGAGCTAACGACCCCGAGTCCACATATCACAACTGGGTGATGGCGAACGAGCGAACCGCGGATGCATTGGAAGCAAAAGGTTACGACTATCGGTACGTATTCTCGAAAGCGACACGGCATTGCGATCGCAAGGTCTTCGAATCGACGCTGGCGGATACGCTCGCGTGGATGTGGGACGGCTATGAAGCTGATCAGGACTCTGGTTCCAGCACACCGGATTGA
- a CDS encoding polysaccharide biosynthesis/export family protein → MKFNWKGCLLAAVMTPLLTGCTSFFAPIEGVPVNQIPQQLLGEKRADYINVPLALLRMEQPEDYLIDEGDILGIYIEGVMPPQANEDQPVAIPPVHFPEEGSDLPPSVGFPIPVRDDGTLPLPLIEPLDVRGKTITDVEKMVRQAYVQDEKILREGRDRILVSLMRERTSRVIVIREDGGNNDAAIAGGSRQYGNAQEVIAGTERQGAGFTLDMPAYKNDLMHALAETGGLPGLNAKSEVKVLKASRLKGANREEMMMQLFSNQGNQDGCCFDMCGGCGMVGLEGMVEDPFSVTIPLRVRPGEMPNIDPADVILEEGDIVYIEARDTEMFYTGGLLPGGQYPLPRDYDLDVIGAMSVAGTGLGGTTQQGGGGGAAGALLGGGFGGATPTQLYVMRKGPCGQEFTIAVDLKKAYNNPSEKILVQPGDTLILRYKPHEEALNFGIVAFFTYGIRELFN, encoded by the coding sequence ATGAAATTCAATTGGAAGGGTTGCCTGCTTGCCGCAGTGATGACGCCCCTATTGACCGGATGTACCTCTTTCTTTGCTCCCATCGAAGGAGTACCCGTCAATCAAATCCCGCAACAGCTTCTGGGCGAAAAGCGGGCTGACTACATCAACGTCCCACTCGCTTTGTTGCGAATGGAACAACCTGAAGACTACCTGATCGACGAAGGTGACATCCTCGGTATCTATATCGAAGGCGTGATGCCACCTCAAGCCAACGAAGATCAACCAGTGGCCATCCCACCGGTTCACTTCCCCGAAGAAGGCAGCGACTTGCCGCCCAGCGTCGGTTTCCCAATTCCCGTACGCGATGATGGCACCTTGCCACTTCCTTTGATCGAGCCCTTGGATGTCCGAGGCAAGACGATCACCGACGTGGAAAAGATGGTTCGCCAAGCCTACGTCCAAGACGAAAAGATCCTTCGCGAAGGCCGTGACCGAATCCTCGTCTCGCTAATGCGTGAACGCACCAGTCGCGTGATCGTGATCCGCGAAGACGGTGGCAACAACGACGCCGCCATCGCAGGTGGAAGCCGCCAATACGGTAACGCTCAAGAAGTGATCGCAGGTACCGAACGACAAGGTGCTGGTTTCACCTTGGACATGCCTGCCTACAAAAACGACCTGATGCACGCCTTGGCCGAAACCGGTGGACTACCTGGTTTGAACGCCAAGAGTGAAGTCAAAGTTCTGAAGGCCTCGCGTCTGAAGGGTGCGAACCGCGAAGAGATGATGATGCAGCTCTTCTCCAACCAAGGAAACCAAGACGGCTGCTGCTTCGATATGTGCGGCGGTTGTGGCATGGTTGGTCTCGAAGGAATGGTCGAAGATCCATTCAGCGTCACCATCCCATTGCGAGTTCGTCCGGGCGAAATGCCCAACATCGATCCTGCGGACGTGATCTTGGAAGAAGGCGATATCGTCTACATCGAAGCTCGTGACACCGAGATGTTCTACACCGGCGGCTTACTGCCAGGTGGACAATATCCTCTACCACGTGACTACGACCTGGATGTGATCGGTGCCATGTCCGTCGCCGGTACTGGCCTGGGCGGAACCACACAACAAGGTGGCGGCGGCGGTGCAGCCGGTGCACTCTTGGGCGGTGGCTTCGGTGGAGCCACTCCAACGCAACTCTACGTCATGCGAAAAGGCCCTTGCGGTCAAGAGTTTACAATCGCTGTCGACTTGAAGAAGGCTTACAACAACCCCAGTGAAAAAATCCTGGTCCAACCAGGCGACACACTGATTCTGCGATACAAGCCACACGAAGAAGCATTGAACTTCGGTATCGTCGCGTTCTTCACCTACGGTATTCGCGAACTGTTTAACTAG